AACCGACCGGTCCACATTGAAACCGTGCTTGAAAACGCCCGCGCCGTCCTGTCGTTCGACGGCAAGAACCACGAAATCGAGAAGGGGGACTCGGTCGACATTCCGGGTCTCGAAGCCATCACTTGAGTCGCATCCACTGTAGAGTCGCATGAGTCTTTCCTCCCAACTGCTCGCTGAACTTAGGAACGCCATCGGGCAGGGTTCGCAATCTTTCTCCATCACGGCTGGCACTCGAACGATTCACTGCCGAGCGATCCAGTGCGAGCCGTTCGCGGCGACGATCGACGAGCTGACGCTCGAAACCGCCGAACTCGCCGGCGCGAGCGTCGCTCAGCTTCAAACGGCGAGCCAGTCGCTCGCCCAACGCGTGAACTACCTGCTCGAACCGATCGCTCCGATCGAAACCGACTCGCAAGGCTGCAGCGTCCAGATGCGGAGCAACCCGCCGCAACGCGACGACAACGCGAGCCGCTACTATGAACTGCTCCTTCGCCGCGGCGGTTCGATCGCACTCTGCCGCTTCGAAAAACAGCCGGGGCAACCCCGCCTCCGCGTTCCCGCCGCGCTGACCCACGAAGTAATCGGCCGGCTTGTCGACGATTTCTCCAGCACCGTGGATTCAATTTGAACCGCCAAGGACGCCAAGTACGCCAAGGGAAAGACGAAGAATGAACCACGACGGCACAACGGACACGACGAAGGGAAAGAATTGAATGACGAAAGTCGAGATCACAGCAATGAGAGAGGAAGTGTTTTGCTCAGCCCTCATTCGATCTTGGCTTTTCATCTTTTCTAGTCGTGTACGCCGTGTCGTCGTGGTGAATCCGTCTGTATTCCTTGGCGCACTTGGCGTCCTTGGCGGTTCATTTTTTTGTATTCGGCACATTGTGACGTTCCCGTTCCATCCCTAAACCTCCGAGGGCGATTCTGGTACCATGCGAATTGACTTTGAACTCCTTCGACGGCTATTCCACCACCGCATCTCTCGCCATGCATCGTCCTACCGCTTCGACGCAGCCCATCGAATCTACCCGTCCGCCGATCGACGGTGGATGGCACTGCAGCCACTTCTACTACACGTGGAATCGGGATCGGCTGGCCGACATGCCGCCGCAGCAGGTCGCCGCGGGCCGGGCCGCACTGATCTCCACGCTCGATCCTGCCCGTGAGGGGCAGCCGCTTCGCGTGCAGACCTCGATCGTCAGCGGCGCCAAGGCCGACTTCGGGCTGATGGTGATGGACCCCGATCCGCTCGTGGTCGATTCGGTTCACCAGCAGCTGATGGCCGGCCCGCTTGGTCCGGCGATCGTCCCCGGCTACTCGTTCGTCTCGATGACCGAGATCAGCGAGTACGTGATGACCGCCGAGCAATACGGCGCGCGACTGGTCGCCGAAGGCGAGACGGCGGGCAGCCCAGTGTATGAGACGAAGCTGAAGGCGTACGCCGACCGGCTGGTTCACATGAACCACCAACGGCTGACGCCGAACTTCCCGGCGTACACCAACACCTGCTTCTACCCGATGAACAAGAAGCGGAAGGTGGGCGAGAACTGGTTCCTGCTGCCGAAGGAAGACCGCAACGCGATGATGAGCGAGCATGCCAAGAGCGGCATGGCCTACGCGGGC
This sequence is a window from Lacipirellula parvula. Protein-coding genes within it:
- the hemQ gene encoding hydrogen peroxide-dependent heme synthase: MHRPTASTQPIESTRPPIDGGWHCSHFYYTWNRDRLADMPPQQVAAGRAALISTLDPAREGQPLRVQTSIVSGAKADFGLMVMDPDPLVVDSVHQQLMAGPLGPAIVPGYSFVSMTEISEYVMTAEQYGARLVAEGETAGSPVYETKLKAYADRLVHMNHQRLTPNFPAYTNTCFYPMNKKRKVGENWFLLPKEDRNAMMSEHAKSGMAYAGKVSQLITVGLGLEDWEWGVTLWATNPEYLKDIVYHMRFDEASARYAEFGPFYASYVSTAEAMLDHCLIGK